In Nicotiana tabacum cultivar K326 chromosome 21, ASM71507v2, whole genome shotgun sequence, one DNA window encodes the following:
- the LOC107811269 gene encoding protein DETOXIFICATION 14, translated as MEEALLLPEKREKLNTTTWNVYIEAMKKVSYITLPMLMVNLSQHLVRIGSMMMIGHLGELSLSGASVATSLTNVTGFSLVLGMASGLETLCGQAYGAEQYNKLGIYTTGAMISLLMVCIPISVLWLFVDKILIFMGQDPLISIEAAKYSIWLIAAVFPFAILQALIRYLQTQSLILPMVLSSFATLCFHVPICWLLIFKLNLGSCGAAVAIGLSYWFNVLLLGLYVKYSSSCEKTRLRFSAEEFLASIREFFPLAIPSACMVCLEWWTFEIVILLAGLLPKPQLETSVLSICMSVASTLYFIPFSLGAGASTRVSNELGAGNPEGAKMAIRATLTISMAAAIICSSVLFGCRNILGYAFSNEKEVVDYLRDMTPFLCVLIVSDCIQAVLSGVARGSGWQHLGAYVNLGSFYLVGIPVAILSGFVLHFQGKGLWFGLNVGNLMQSLLLSLITSFTDWKKQASKARERIFY; from the exons ATGGAAGAAGCTCTGCTTTTGCCAGAGAAGAGGGAAAAGTTGAATACAACAACATGGAATGTCTACATAGAAGCAATGAAGAAGGTGAGTTACATAACGTTACCAATGTTAATGGTCAATCTTTCACAGCATCTAGTAAGAATTGGGTCAATGATGATGATTGGGCATTTGGGTGAACTCTCACTATCTGGAGCTTCTGTTGCTACCTCTCTCACTAATGTTACTGGCTTTAGTCTTGTT TTAGGAATGGCTAGTGGTTTAGAGACTCTCtgcgggcaagcttatggtgctgAACAATACAATAAATTAGGAATCTACACTACTGGGGCTATGATATCTCTCCTTATGGTTTGCATACCAATATCTGTACTATGGTTATTTGTTGACAAAATTCTTATATTCATGGGACAAGATCCTCTTATTTCCATAGAAGCAGCCAAATACTCAATTTGGCTCATCGCTGCAGTATTTCCTTTCGCGATTTTGCAAGCACTGATACGGTATTTGCAGACGCAAAGCTTGATCCTTCCTATGGTACTGAGCTCTTTTGCAACTCTATGTTTTCACGTGCCTATTTGTTGGTTATTAATATTCAAGCTGAACTTGGGAAGTTGTGGAGCTGCTGTTGCGATTGGTTTGTCTTATTGGTTCAATGTTTTACTGCTTGGTTTGTATGTGAAATACTCTTCATCTTGCGAAAAGACTCGTCTTCGTTTCTCAGCAGAAGAATTTTTGGCTAGCATTAGAGAATTCTTCCCTTTGGCTATTCCTTCTGCTTGCATGGTTTG CCTTGAGTGGTGGACATTTGAGATAGTGATACTGCTTGCTGGTCTCTTGCCAAAGCCTCAGCTCGAGACTTCAGTACTTTCGATATG CATGTCGGTTGCTTCAACACTTTATTTCATACCATTTTCCCTTGGTGCTGGAGCAAG CACTAGAGTTTCTAATGAACTAGGAGCGGGGAATCCCGAGGGAGCAAAAATGGCTATCAGGGCAACACTTACAATTTCAATGGCAGCTGCGATAATTTGCAGCAGTGTTCTTTTTGGTTGCCGTAATATTTTAGGATATGCATTCAGTAATGAGAAGGAAGTTGTGGATTATCTAAGGGATATGACTCCTTTTCTTTGTGTCTTGATTGTATCAGACTGCATTCAAGCTGTACTTTCTG GAGTTGCAAGAGGAAGTGGGTGGCAGCATTTGGGAGCATATGTTAATCTTGGGTCATTTTATCTTGTTGGAATACCTGTTGCCATATTATCTGGCTTTGTACTCCATTTTCAAGGAAAGGGTCTTTGGTTTGGATTAAATGTGGGAAATTTAATGCAATCTCTTCTGCTTTCCTTGATAACAAGTTTTACAGATTGGAAAAAGCAG GCATCAAAAGCTAGGGAAAGAATCTTTTATTGA